In Felis catus isolate Fca126 chromosome E1, F.catus_Fca126_mat1.0, whole genome shotgun sequence, the following proteins share a genomic window:
- the CSF3 gene encoding granulocyte colony-stimulating factor isoform X1 — MKLTALQLLLWHSALWMVQEATPLGPTSSLPQSFLLKCLEQVRKVQADGTALQERLCAAHKLCHPEELVLLGHALGIPQAPLSSCSSQALQLTGCLRQLHSGLFLYQGLLQALAGISPELAPTLDMLQLDITDFAINIWQQMEDVGMAPAVPPTQGTMPTFTSAFQRRAGGTLVASNLQSFLEVAYRALRHFTKP, encoded by the exons ATGAAGCTGACCG CCCTGCAGCTGCTGCTGTGGCACAGCGCACTCTGGATGGTGCAAGAAGCCACCCCCTTGGGCCCTACCAGCTCCCTGCCCCAGAGCTTCCTGCTCAAGTGCTTAGAACAAGTGAGGAAGGTCCAGGCTGATGGCACAGCGCTGCAGGAGAGGCTG TGCGCCGCCCACAAGCTGTGCCACCCTGAGGAGCTGGTGCTGCTTGGGCACGCTCTGGGCatcccccaggctcccctgagcaGCTGCTCCAGCCAGGCCCTGCAGCTG ACGGGCTGCCTGCGTCAACTCCACAGTGGCCTCTTCCTCTACCAGGGCCTCCTGCAGGCCCTGGCAGGGATATCCCCCGAGTTAGCCCCCACCCTGGACATGCTGCAGCTGGACATCACCGACTTTGCTATCAACATCTGGCAGCAG ATGGAAGACGTGGGGATGGCCCCTGCAGTGCCGCCCACCCAGGGCACCATGCCAACCTTCACCTCGGCCTTCCAGCGCCGGGCAGGAGGCACCCTGGTTGCCTCCAACCTGCAGAGCTTCCTGGAGGTGGCATACCGTGCTCTGCGCCACTTCACCAAGCCCTGA